The following are from one region of the Methyloversatilis discipulorum genome:
- a CDS encoding HDOD domain-containing protein, with product MISRTHAIERLFAAAGQLPSIPRVVQKMIETLRDEDADLLPLIGEIRTDPTISARVLKLANSGYYGSRRAVGSIDEAVSLIGTRAMRTLVISAGVSSSFPKVPGVDLQSFWRHALLTASIASQLARRAGENGERAYSAGLMLRVGQLMIHIAFPRVADEIMSECQGLGMSERATVEQHKLNTHHCEVGAELAMRWNFPDDISTALEYYCQPRNPDASLLARLAHVAAQCAFELEQQTAPEDIVQRLDNTVTDMCGLDAAGILQDIRSCAERADGDEQAD from the coding sequence ATGATTTCCCGAACACATGCCATCGAACGCCTGTTCGCCGCCGCCGGCCAGTTGCCGAGCATTCCGCGCGTCGTGCAGAAGATGATAGAGACACTGCGCGACGAAGACGCCGATCTGCTGCCGCTGATCGGCGAAATCCGCACCGACCCGACCATTTCCGCGCGCGTGCTGAAACTTGCGAACTCGGGCTACTACGGCAGCCGCCGCGCGGTGGGATCGATCGACGAGGCGGTGTCGCTGATCGGCACCCGCGCGATGCGCACGCTGGTGATCTCGGCCGGCGTCAGCAGCAGTTTCCCCAAAGTGCCGGGCGTCGACCTGCAGTCGTTCTGGCGCCACGCGCTGCTGACCGCATCGATCGCATCGCAGCTGGCGCGACGCGCCGGCGAGAATGGCGAACGCGCCTACAGTGCCGGCCTGATGCTGCGCGTCGGCCAGCTGATGATCCACATCGCCTTTCCGCGCGTCGCCGACGAAATCATGAGCGAATGCCAGGGGCTGGGCATGAGCGAGCGTGCAACGGTGGAACAGCACAAGCTGAACACCCATCACTGCGAAGTCGGTGCCGAACTGGCGATGCGCTGGAACTTCCCGGACGATATTTCCACCGCGCTCGAGTACTACTGCCAGCCGCGCAATCCGGACGCCAGCCTGCTGGCCCGTCTGGCCCACGTGGCCGCGCAGTGTGCGTTCGAACTCGAACAACAGACCGCACCCGAGGACATCGTGCAACGGCTCGACAATACGGTGACCGATATGTGCGGGCTCGACGCCGCCGGCATCCTGCAGGACATTCGCAGCTGCGCCGAGCGCGCAGACGGTGACGAACAGGCGGACTGA
- a CDS encoding EAL and HDOD domain-containing protein — translation MLTAATNNIYVGRQPILDRSQALYAYELLFRSGNVEQAEFHCDVSATARVITSVFNELGLEQALGDAFGFINVSEDMLMSEALELLPADKIVIELLETVPPKPAVIARARELVRKGFRLALDDVLDLEEDYKPLIEIASFIKIDLLGIAPAALPDLVERFRPYPAKLLAEKVDTAEQARRCHELGFAYFQGYFFARPSVLSTRTLSAGETTLLRLLGMVIGDADTSAMEPLIKQEPALLVNLMRITNSIGSGSKRQISTAREAITLLGRRQLQRWLQLLLFCTHGSGKAHTPLLNMVATRARTMELLAERCDMRDGDPDSAFLTGILSLLPALLGVSMDEVLKTLAVDRSIHSALTDGSGTLGTLLRLLRCWEEDAMTDFAATLAALPPLSGEDFTVAVSEAMGWAAGLGQ, via the coding sequence ATGCTCACTGCCGCTACAAACAACATCTACGTAGGCCGCCAGCCCATACTGGACCGGAGCCAGGCGCTGTACGCCTACGAGTTGCTGTTCCGCTCAGGAAACGTCGAACAGGCCGAATTTCACTGCGACGTCAGCGCCACTGCGCGGGTGATCACGTCGGTGTTCAACGAACTCGGTCTCGAACAGGCGCTGGGCGACGCCTTCGGTTTCATCAACGTCAGCGAAGACATGCTGATGTCCGAGGCGCTCGAACTGCTGCCGGCGGACAAGATCGTCATCGAACTGCTCGAAACCGTTCCGCCCAAGCCTGCAGTCATCGCGCGGGCGCGCGAGCTGGTGCGCAAAGGCTTCCGGCTGGCGCTCGACGATGTGCTCGATCTGGAAGAGGACTACAAGCCGCTGATCGAGATCGCGTCCTTCATCAAGATCGACCTGCTGGGCATCGCCCCCGCCGCGCTGCCCGATCTGGTCGAACGCTTCCGGCCCTACCCGGCCAAGCTGCTGGCCGAGAAGGTTGACACCGCCGAACAGGCCCGGCGCTGCCACGAACTCGGCTTCGCCTATTTCCAGGGCTATTTCTTCGCCCGCCCGAGCGTGCTGAGCACGCGTACGCTGAGCGCAGGCGAAACGACCCTGCTGCGCCTGCTCGGCATGGTGATCGGCGACGCCGACACGTCGGCGATGGAACCGCTGATCAAGCAGGAACCGGCGCTGCTGGTGAACCTGATGCGCATCACCAATTCGATCGGCAGCGGCAGCAAGCGCCAGATATCGACCGCGCGCGAGGCGATCACGCTGCTCGGCCGCCGTCAGCTGCAGCGCTGGCTGCAACTGCTGCTGTTCTGTACGCACGGCAGCGGCAAGGCGCACACGCCGCTGCTGAACATGGTGGCCACCCGCGCGCGCACGATGGAACTGCTCGCCGAGCGCTGCGACATGCGCGACGGCGACCCCGACAGTGCTTTCCTGACCGGCATTCTGTCGCTGCTGCCCGCGCTGCTCGGCGTGTCGATGGACGAAGTGCTGAAGACACTGGCTGTCGATCGCAGCATCCACAGCGCGTTGACCGACGGCTCCGGCACGCTGGGCACACTGCTCCGGCTGCTGCGCTGCTGGGAGGAAGACGCCATGACCGACTTCGCCGCCACGCTGGCCGCTCTGCCGCCGCTGAGTGGCGAAGATTTCACCGTTGCCGTGTCCGAAGCCATGGGCTGGGCCGCCGGCCTCGGACAATGA
- a CDS encoding phosphomannomutase/phosphoglucomutase — MSFPAPEIFKAYDIRGIVDKTLTADAVRAIGHALGSEAVKRGQRTIAVGRDGRLSGPELAGALAAGINAAGVDVLDIGCVPTPLSYFAAFDLGTDSAVSVTGSHNPPDYNGLKMVLGGQTLYGDMIQDLRRRIVDNDLVHGQGTTRHADVRDTYISRVTGDVKLKRRMKVVIDCGNGVAGDIAPRLFEALGCEVVPLFCEVDGNFPNHHPDPSKPENLEDVIRVLAAGDAEIGLAFDGDGDRLGVVTRDGEIIYPDRQLMLFAADVLSRQPGAQIVYDVKCTRLLAPWIREHGGEPVMWNTGHALIKAKLKQSGAALAGEMSGHMFFKERWFGFDDGLYAGARLLEILSASPDGNAVLKALPTATSTPELNLKMNEGEPHALIAEMQKSAVFDGARDIIKIDGLRVEYADGFGLMRASNTTPVVVLRFEADNAAALERIQADFRRVLGSARPDLALPF; from the coding sequence ATGTCCTTCCCGGCACCCGAAATCTTCAAGGCCTACGACATCCGCGGCATCGTGGACAAGACGCTGACCGCAGACGCGGTGCGCGCCATCGGCCACGCACTGGGCTCCGAGGCGGTGAAGCGCGGCCAGCGCACCATCGCCGTCGGCCGCGACGGCCGCCTGTCCGGCCCTGAACTGGCCGGTGCGCTGGCCGCAGGCATCAATGCCGCCGGCGTCGATGTGCTGGACATCGGCTGCGTGCCGACGCCGCTGTCCTACTTCGCCGCCTTCGACCTCGGCACCGACAGCGCGGTCAGCGTGACCGGCAGCCACAACCCGCCCGACTACAACGGCCTGAAGATGGTGCTGGGCGGCCAGACGCTGTACGGCGACATGATCCAGGACCTGCGCCGCCGCATCGTCGACAACGATCTGGTACACGGCCAGGGCACCACCCGCCACGCCGACGTGCGCGACACCTACATCAGCCGCGTCACCGGCGACGTGAAGCTCAAGCGCCGGATGAAGGTGGTGATCGACTGCGGCAACGGCGTCGCCGGCGACATCGCGCCGCGCCTGTTCGAAGCGCTGGGCTGCGAAGTAGTGCCGCTGTTCTGCGAAGTGGATGGCAATTTCCCCAACCACCATCCGGACCCGTCCAAGCCGGAAAACCTGGAAGACGTGATCCGCGTGCTGGCCGCCGGCGACGCCGAGATCGGTCTCGCTTTCGACGGCGACGGCGACCGCCTGGGCGTGGTCACGCGCGACGGCGAAATCATCTATCCGGACCGCCAGCTCATGCTGTTCGCCGCCGACGTGCTGTCGCGCCAACCGGGCGCGCAGATCGTCTATGACGTCAAATGCACCCGCCTGCTGGCGCCGTGGATCCGCGAACATGGCGGCGAGCCGGTCATGTGGAACACCGGGCACGCACTGATCAAGGCCAAGCTGAAGCAGAGCGGCGCCGCGCTGGCCGGCGAGATGAGCGGCCACATGTTCTTCAAGGAGCGCTGGTTCGGCTTCGACGACGGCCTGTACGCCGGCGCCCGCCTGCTCGAAATCCTGTCCGCCTCGCCGGACGGCAACGCCGTGCTGAAGGCGCTGCCGACCGCCACCTCGACGCCCGAGCTGAACCTGAAGATGAACGAGGGCGAGCCGCACGCGCTGATCGCCGAGATGCAAAAGTCGGCGGTATTCGACGGCGCGCGCGACATCATCAAGATCGATGGCCTGCGCGTCGAATACGCCGACGGCTTCGGTCTGATGCGGGCGTCGAACACGACGCCGGTGGTCGTGCTGCGCTTCGAGGCGGACAACGCCGCCGCGCTCGAACGCATCCAGGCGGATTTCCGTCGCGTGCTCGGCAGCGCCCGCCCGGACCTCGCCCTGCCCTTCTGA
- a CDS encoding TetR/AcrR family transcriptional regulator: protein MPDADARPQTDRDTWVRAATQTLADSGVDGVRVETLARGLGLTKGSFYWHFKDRRALLDAVLEHWRDGRIDDIRNRTQSAPGDEIAQLQHVIDTYSLARNRRGMQVELALRDWARHDEAARAAVDEVDSVRLECAAALFRAAGCDADEATNRSLLLYAYVFGLGMMDVPRDTARPAAARQFIANLITGR from the coding sequence ATGCCCGACGCCGACGCCCGCCCGCAAACCGACCGCGACACCTGGGTGCGGGCGGCCACCCAGACCCTGGCCGACAGTGGTGTCGACGGCGTCCGGGTGGAGACGCTGGCGCGCGGTCTCGGCCTGACCAAGGGCAGTTTCTACTGGCACTTCAAGGACCGCCGCGCCCTGCTCGACGCCGTGCTGGAGCACTGGCGCGACGGCCGCATCGACGACATCCGCAACCGCACGCAATCTGCGCCCGGCGACGAAATCGCGCAACTGCAGCATGTGATCGACACCTACAGCCTGGCGCGCAACCGCCGCGGCATGCAGGTCGAACTGGCGCTGCGCGACTGGGCACGCCACGACGAAGCGGCGCGCGCCGCCGTCGACGAGGTGGACAGCGTGCGGCTGGAATGCGCTGCCGCGCTGTTCCGCGCTGCCGGCTGCGACGCCGACGAAGCGACCAATCGCAGTCTGCTGCTGTATGCCTATGTGTTCGGCCTGGGCATGATGGATGTGCCGCGTGACACGGCGAGACCGGCGGCCGCACGCCAGTTCATCGCCAACCTGATCACGGGCCGTTGA
- a CDS encoding electron transfer flavoprotein subunit beta/FixA family protein — translation MKIVVPVKRVIDYNVKIRVAADGSGVETANVKMSMNPFDEIAVEEAVRLKEAGVATEVVAVSCGVAGCVDTLRTALALGADRAIHVNTDVELQPLAVAKLLKAVAGREQPQLVICGKQAIDDDANQTGQMLAALLGWGQATFASKVGVADGRATVTREIDGGLETVSVALPAVVTTDLRLNEPRFASLPNIMKAKKKPLDTVTPDELGVDVAPRLKVLKVAEPPKRQAGVKVASVAELVAKLRDEAKVLR, via the coding sequence ATGAAGATTGTGGTCCCGGTCAAGCGGGTGATCGATTACAACGTGAAGATCCGCGTTGCCGCCGATGGCAGCGGCGTCGAAACAGCGAACGTGAAGATGTCGATGAATCCGTTCGACGAGATCGCGGTGGAAGAGGCGGTGCGGCTTAAGGAGGCGGGTGTGGCGACCGAGGTGGTCGCGGTGTCCTGCGGCGTAGCCGGCTGCGTCGATACGCTGCGCACGGCGCTGGCACTGGGTGCCGACCGCGCGATCCATGTGAATACCGATGTCGAACTGCAACCGCTGGCGGTGGCCAAGCTGCTCAAGGCGGTGGCCGGTCGCGAGCAGCCGCAGCTGGTGATCTGCGGCAAGCAGGCGATCGACGACGACGCCAACCAGACCGGCCAGATGCTGGCTGCGCTGCTCGGCTGGGGTCAGGCCACCTTCGCGTCCAAGGTCGGCGTCGCCGACGGTCGCGCGACCGTGACGCGCGAGATCGATGGCGGGCTGGAAACGGTCAGCGTGGCGCTGCCGGCGGTGGTCACCACCGACCTGCGGCTGAACGAACCCCGCTTCGCCAGCCTGCCCAACATCATGAAGGCGAAGAAGAAGCCGCTCGACACGGTGACGCCGGACGAACTGGGCGTCGATGTCGCGCCGCGCCTGAAGGTGCTGAAGGTGGCCGAGCCACCGAAGCGTCAGGCCGGCGTCAAGGTGGCCTCGGTGGCCGAACTGGTCGCCAAGTTGCGCGACGAAGCCAAAGTGCTGCGCTGA
- a CDS encoding FAD-binding protein produces the protein MSILVIAEHDNAGLRPATLNTLAAAAKIGGDITVLVAGSGCAGAAAAAAAVPGVARVLSADAAHLAHPTAEDLAAVVLAVAAGHRHVLAPAGSFGKNFMPRVAATLDVAQISDIVEVVSADTFVRPIYAGNALATVQSGDTVRVITVRATAFDPLPASGGAAPVEAVTPPAATGLSAHVSQELSQSARPELGAARVVVSGGRGLGSAEAYHRVLEPLADRLGAALGASRAAVDSGYAPNDYQVGQTGKIVAPDIYIAVGLSGAIQHLAGMKDSKVIVAINKDPDAPIFQVADYGLVGDLFELVPQLVQALD, from the coding sequence ATGAGCATTCTGGTCATTGCAGAACACGACAACGCCGGCCTGCGCCCGGCGACGCTGAACACGCTGGCTGCCGCGGCGAAGATCGGCGGTGACATCACCGTGCTGGTCGCCGGCAGCGGCTGCGCTGGCGCAGCTGCCGCCGCTGCCGCGGTACCGGGCGTTGCCCGGGTGTTGAGCGCCGATGCCGCCCACCTGGCGCACCCGACCGCGGAAGACCTCGCCGCAGTGGTGCTGGCGGTCGCCGCCGGCCACCGCCACGTGCTGGCTCCGGCCGGCAGCTTCGGCAAGAACTTCATGCCGCGCGTCGCGGCGACACTCGACGTGGCGCAGATTTCCGACATCGTCGAGGTGGTGTCGGCCGACACTTTCGTGCGCCCGATCTACGCCGGCAATGCGCTGGCCACGGTGCAGAGCGGCGATACGGTCAGGGTGATCACGGTGCGCGCGACCGCCTTCGACCCGCTGCCGGCGAGCGGCGGTGCGGCGCCGGTCGAGGCGGTGACGCCGCCGGCGGCGACCGGCTTGTCCGCCCACGTGTCGCAGGAACTGTCGCAGTCGGCCCGCCCGGAACTGGGTGCCGCGCGCGTCGTCGTGTCCGGCGGACGCGGGCTGGGCAGTGCCGAGGCCTATCACCGCGTGCTCGAACCGCTGGCCGACCGGCTCGGCGCCGCACTTGGCGCCAGCCGCGCTGCGGTCGATTCCGGTTACGCACCGAACGATTACCAGGTCGGCCAGACGGGCAAGATCGTCGCGCCCGACATCTATATTGCAGTCGGGCTGTCGGGTGCCATCCAGCACCTGGCCGGCATGAAGGATTCGAAGGTGATTGTCGCGATCAACAAGGATCCGGACGCGCCCATCTTCCAGGTGGCCGACTACGGTCTGGTTGGCGACCTGTTCGAACTGGTACCGCAGTTGGTGCAGGCACTGGACTGA
- a CDS encoding acyl-CoA dehydrogenase — protein MSEYVAPLQDMRFALELAGLNEVVTLPGYEDASPDVVDAVLEEAARFTGEVLSPLNRVGDRVGAKLGDDGRVAMPDGFAEAYRAYADNGWNGMGCDPAHGGAGMPHLVVAQIQEMVMGANMAFSLCPLLTAGAIEALALCGSDEQKALYLERMVSGEWTGTMNLTEPQAGSDLAAVRSRAEPQPDGSYRVFGQKIFITFGEHELASNIVHLVLARTPGAPDGVKGISLFIVPKFIPDADGNPGARNDVRCVSLEHKLGIHASPTCVMAFGDAGGATGWLCGEENRGIEYMFIMMNAARYAVGLQGIAVAERAFQQAREYANERRQGGEAGVKGGGSVAIVRHPDVRRMLLRMKSQVEAMRALAAVTAAARDRAARHAYQDERTRAQAFVELMIPLVKGWSTETANEIASLGVQVHGGMGYVEETGAAQYLRDARITNIYEGTTGIQANDLVGRKIARDGGAAARAVIADMRDVVAALDAARLQALSAPLGEAASALERSVDFVVAHWRSDVRAALAGAVPLLMLFGRVAGGWQLARGALLAQQRLTAGDGDADFLRAKIVTARFYADHVLSECGGLAHMVCCGAAATLDDAAGL, from the coding sequence ATGAGCGAATACGTCGCGCCGCTGCAGGACATGCGTTTTGCGCTGGAACTGGCTGGCCTGAACGAAGTGGTGACCTTGCCCGGCTACGAGGACGCGAGCCCGGACGTCGTTGACGCGGTGCTCGAAGAGGCCGCCCGATTCACCGGCGAGGTGCTGTCGCCACTGAATCGGGTGGGGGATCGCGTCGGCGCGAAGCTCGGAGACGACGGTCGCGTAGCCATGCCGGACGGATTCGCGGAGGCTTATCGCGCCTATGCCGACAACGGCTGGAACGGCATGGGCTGCGATCCGGCGCACGGCGGCGCCGGCATGCCGCACCTCGTGGTGGCGCAGATCCAGGAGATGGTGATGGGCGCCAATATGGCGTTCTCGCTGTGTCCGCTGCTGACCGCCGGCGCCATCGAGGCGCTGGCGCTGTGCGGCTCCGACGAGCAGAAGGCGCTGTACCTCGAACGTATGGTGAGCGGCGAATGGACCGGCACCATGAATCTGACCGAGCCGCAGGCCGGTTCCGATCTGGCCGCCGTGCGCAGCCGCGCCGAACCGCAGCCTGACGGCAGTTACCGCGTCTTCGGGCAGAAGATATTCATCACCTTCGGCGAGCACGAACTGGCGTCCAACATCGTGCATCTGGTGCTGGCGCGCACGCCGGGTGCGCCCGACGGCGTGAAGGGCATTTCGCTGTTCATCGTGCCCAAGTTCATTCCCGACGCCGACGGCAATCCGGGTGCGCGCAACGACGTGCGCTGCGTGTCGCTCGAACACAAGCTGGGCATCCATGCCAGCCCGACCTGCGTGATGGCCTTCGGCGATGCCGGCGGCGCCACCGGCTGGCTGTGCGGCGAAGAGAACCGCGGCATCGAGTACATGTTCATCATGATGAACGCCGCGCGCTACGCGGTTGGCCTGCAGGGCATCGCGGTGGCCGAGCGCGCATTTCAGCAGGCGCGCGAGTACGCCAACGAGCGGCGTCAGGGCGGCGAGGCGGGCGTGAAGGGCGGCGGCAGCGTGGCCATCGTGCGCCACCCGGACGTGCGCCGCATGCTGCTGCGCATGAAGTCGCAGGTCGAGGCGATGCGCGCGCTGGCCGCGGTCACCGCAGCGGCACGCGACCGCGCGGCGCGCCACGCGTACCAGGACGAACGGACGCGCGCCCAGGCTTTCGTCGAGCTGATGATTCCGCTGGTGAAAGGCTGGAGCACCGAAACCGCGAACGAGATCGCCTCGCTCGGCGTGCAGGTGCACGGCGGCATGGGCTATGTCGAGGAAACCGGCGCGGCCCAGTACCTGCGTGATGCGCGCATCACCAATATCTACGAGGGCACGACCGGCATACAGGCCAATGACCTGGTCGGCCGCAAGATCGCGCGCGACGGCGGCGCCGCCGCGCGGGCGGTGATCGCCGACATGCGCGATGTCGTCGCGGCGCTCGACGCGGCGCGGCTGCAGGCGTTGTCCGCGCCGCTGGGCGAGGCGGCGTCGGCGCTCGAACGCAGCGTCGATTTCGTCGTCGCGCACTGGCGCAGCGATGTGCGCGCCGCGCTGGCCGGCGCAGTGCCCCTGTTGATGCTGTTCGGCCGCGTGGCGGGTGGCTGGCAGCTTGCGCGAGGTGCCCTGCTGGCGCAGCAGCGTCTGACCGCCGGTGACGGCGATGCCGACTTCCTGCGCGCCAAGATCGTCACCGCGCGCTTCTATGCCGATCACGTGCTGAGCGAGTGCGGCGGTCTGGCGCACATGGTGTGCTGCGGCGCCGCGGCCACGCTGGACGACGCAGCAGGTCTGTAG
- a CDS encoding response regulator transcription factor — MSQIFIVDDDEAIRDALGWLFRSRGHAVRTWPSAEALIASSEIAHCGCLLLDIRMDGMSGLELFGWLHEHGHDMPVIFLTGHGDVPMAVGAIKQGAFDFVEKPFNDNELVDRALAALAMHQQQLSKRAAAQAIDERVAQLTQREIEVMERVLAGQMNKVIASDLGVTMRTVEVHRARIFEKMGVRSAVELAQVLAARK, encoded by the coding sequence ATGAGCCAGATCTTCATCGTCGACGACGACGAAGCCATCCGCGACGCGCTGGGCTGGCTGTTCCGCTCGCGCGGCCACGCGGTGCGCACCTGGCCCTCGGCCGAAGCGCTGATCGCCAGCAGCGAGATCGCGCACTGCGGCTGTCTGCTGCTGGACATCCGCATGGACGGCATGAGTGGGCTCGAACTTTTCGGCTGGCTGCACGAGCACGGCCACGACATGCCAGTGATCTTCCTGACCGGCCACGGCGACGTGCCAATGGCGGTGGGCGCGATCAAGCAGGGCGCCTTCGATTTCGTCGAGAAGCCGTTCAACGACAATGAACTGGTGGACCGTGCGCTGGCCGCGCTGGCCATGCATCAGCAGCAATTGTCGAAGCGCGCCGCCGCACAGGCCATCGATGAGCGCGTCGCCCAGCTCACGCAGCGCGAGATCGAAGTGATGGAGCGCGTGCTGGCCGGCCAGATGAACAAGGTGATCGCCAGCGACCTCGGCGTCACCATGCGCACAGTCGAGGTCCATCGCGCGCGCATCTTCGAGAAGATGGGCGTGCGGTCTGCGGTGGAACTGGCGCAGGTACTGGCGGCGAGGAAGTAG
- a CDS encoding sensor histidine kinase, with amino-acid sequence MNTLPHSSPLHAASHHAGPGWYWMVPRVAIALFLLAIGTLVWWLHRNDLDEQRATMINDVLWMEQDLRFHLDRNAEQMAQIGREAADGRLDARVIEARQRNMIANGHGLLRVDTIAHINADDPDMSGPARLAEQLGRAAYLPPYATADGDVHFDVLVPLGGGQGWMRGTYSIEQMLSQSVPWWFAERYKLDVIDNTETVLASKSKVAAEHDEMNYALVFDPPGHGLRLRVTAYRSDTRLLPALLVVTIVGLAFTMLWSLWALRRHLVRRLEAEQALREEHTFRSAMENSLSIGLRARDLSGRITHVNPAFCRMVGWSAEELMAMSPPMPYWAPEEAEHIRALHDGILAGGATSHEALELKFIRRNGERFDVLISEAPLVDADGRHVGWMSSVLDITERKQAEELYRQQQEKLQFTGRLITMGEMASTLAHELNQPLSAIASYSTACLNMVDNGSGTLADLKEPLAKMNAQARRAGTIIRRVHEFVRRSEPKRVACSLNDVVEEALGLIEADARKRDIRISSSLAGALPAVSADRVMIEQVLLNLIRNGMDAMAACPPERRRLLIQTSADAEGVQVSVRDSGSGIPPEVADKLFAPFFTTKPDGMGMGLNICRSIVELHRGRLWFESADGGGTVFILKLPAGE; translated from the coding sequence ATGAACACCCTTCCCCATTCCTCACCGCTGCACGCGGCTTCTCACCACGCCGGCCCGGGCTGGTACTGGATGGTGCCGCGCGTCGCCATCGCGCTCTTCCTGCTGGCCATCGGCACGCTGGTGTGGTGGCTGCACCGCAACGATCTGGACGAGCAGCGCGCGACCATGATCAACGACGTGCTGTGGATGGAGCAGGACCTGCGCTTCCATCTCGACCGCAACGCCGAGCAGATGGCGCAGATCGGGCGCGAGGCGGCCGACGGCCGGCTCGATGCGCGGGTGATCGAGGCACGCCAGCGCAACATGATCGCCAACGGGCACGGCCTGCTGCGCGTCGATACCATCGCGCACATCAACGCCGACGACCCGGATATGTCGGGCCCGGCGCGGCTGGCCGAACAACTGGGCCGCGCGGCCTATCTGCCGCCTTACGCGACCGCCGACGGCGACGTGCATTTCGACGTTCTGGTGCCGCTGGGCGGCGGCCAGGGCTGGATGCGCGGGACCTACTCGATCGAGCAGATGCTGTCGCAGTCGGTGCCCTGGTGGTTCGCCGAGCGCTACAAGCTGGACGTGATCGACAACACCGAAACGGTGCTGGCCAGCAAGTCCAAGGTGGCGGCCGAACACGACGAAATGAACTACGCGCTGGTGTTCGACCCGCCCGGCCACGGCCTGCGGCTGCGTGTCACCGCCTACCGCAGCGACACCCGACTGCTGCCGGCGCTGCTCGTGGTCACCATCGTCGGTCTGGCATTCACGATGCTTTGGAGCCTGTGGGCGCTGCGCCGTCACCTGGTGCGCCGGCTGGAGGCTGAACAGGCGCTGCGCGAGGAACACACGTTCCGTTCGGCGATGGAAAATTCGCTCAGCATCGGTCTGCGCGCGCGCGATCTGAGCGGCCGCATCACACACGTGAACCCGGCCTTCTGCCGCATGGTCGGCTGGAGCGCCGAGGAACTTATGGCGATGAGCCCGCCCATGCCCTACTGGGCGCCGGAAGAGGCCGAACACATCCGTGCGCTGCACGACGGCATCCTGGCCGGCGGCGCGACCTCGCACGAAGCGCTGGAACTGAAGTTCATCCGCCGCAATGGCGAGCGCTTCGACGTGCTCATTTCGGAGGCGCCGCTGGTCGACGCCGACGGCCGTCACGTCGGCTGGATGAGTTCGGTGCTCGACATCACCGAACGCAAGCAGGCGGAGGAGCTGTACCGGCAGCAGCAGGAGAAGCTGCAGTTCACCGGCCGTCTGATCACCATGGGCGAAATGGCATCGACGCTGGCGCACGAACTGAACCAGCCGCTGTCGGCCATCGCCAGCTACAGCACCGCCTGTCTGAACATGGTCGATAACGGCAGCGGCACGCTGGCCGACCTGAAGGAACCGCTGGCAAAGATGAACGCGCAGGCGCGCCGCGCCGGCACCATCATCCGCCGCGTGCACGAATTCGTCCGCCGCTCCGAGCCGAAGCGCGTCGCCTGTTCGCTGAACGACGTGGTCGAGGAAGCGCTGGGCCTGATCGAGGCCGACGCACGCAAGCGCGACATCCGCATCTCCAGCTCACTGGCCGGCGCCCTGCCCGCGGTCAGCGCCGATCGCGTCATGATCGAACAGGTGCTCCTGAACCTGATCCGCAACGGCATGGACGCGATGGCCGCCTGCCCGCCCGAGCGGCGGCGCCTGCTGATCCAGACCAGCGCCGACGCCGAGGGCGTGCAGGTGTCGGTGCGCGACAGCGGCAGCGGCATCCCGCCCGAGGTGGCGGACAAGCTGTTCGCGCCCTTCTTCACCACCAAACCGGACGGCATGGGCATGGGCCTCAACATCTGCCGCTCGATCGTCGAACTGCACCGCGGCCGGCTATGGTTCGAATCCGCCGACGGCGGCGGTACCGTGTTCATCCTGAAGCTGCCAGCCGGGGAGTGA